The following proteins are encoded in a genomic region of Spirosoma sp. SC4-14:
- a CDS encoding YceI family protein, which produces MKTRQFLAGLVAVAVLAGTSAFIAPKKVATLKVDTQKSILNWNGKKVTGEHSGTVKLSDGALTVDGGKLTGGSFAFDMNSIVCTDLTDAGYNAKFIGHMKSEDFFNTAKYPTSTFKITKVTPKGGDAYDITGNMTIKGITNAVTIPSTVKVTANGIEASGKATLDRTKYDIRYGSKSFFENIGDKAIYDDFVVEIKLVAGK; this is translated from the coding sequence ATGAAAACGCGTCAATTCCTGGCTGGTTTAGTTGCCGTAGCCGTACTGGCAGGTACATCGGCTTTTATTGCCCCAAAAAAGGTAGCTACATTAAAAGTAGATACACAGAAAAGTATCCTGAACTGGAATGGTAAAAAAGTAACGGGTGAGCACTCTGGAACCGTTAAACTTTCGGATGGAGCCCTAACGGTCGATGGAGGTAAACTGACTGGCGGGTCGTTTGCCTTTGATATGAATAGCATCGTTTGTACGGATCTGACCGATGCCGGATACAATGCGAAGTTTATCGGCCACATGAAATCGGAAGATTTCTTCAATACCGCCAAATACCCAACGTCGACCTTCAAAATCACGAAAGTGACGCCTAAAGGTGGTGATGCCTACGACATCACGGGTAATATGACGATCAAAGGAATTACCAACGCCGTAACGATTCCGTCGACGGTTAAGGTAACGGCCAATGGAATCGAAGCATCAGGCAAAGCCACGCTCGACCGTACGAAATACGATATCCGTTATGGTTCGAAATCGTTCTTCGAAAACATCGGCGACAAAGCCATCTACGATGACTTCGTAGTAGAAATTAAGCTGGTAGCTGGCAAATAA
- a CDS encoding MarR family transcriptional regulator produces the protein MSIETDIKQTTPFKTPYHRVMVNLMYTSNWVADAQTRILKPFGLTLQQYNVLRILRGQYPNPVKVSDITERMLDKMSNASRLVDKLVAKKLVLRTECPSDRRAVDVVITDKGLALLKKLDVYQAELDDKQRCKLTEEEAVYLSQLLDKLRA, from the coding sequence ATGTCCATAGAAACAGACATTAAGCAAACCACTCCGTTTAAGACGCCTTATCATCGGGTAATGGTTAATCTGATGTATACCAGCAACTGGGTTGCTGATGCACAGACGCGTATACTCAAACCGTTTGGATTAACCTTGCAGCAGTACAATGTCTTACGGATTCTACGTGGGCAGTATCCGAATCCGGTAAAAGTGAGCGATATCACCGAACGGATGCTCGATAAAATGTCCAATGCGTCGCGATTGGTCGATAAGTTGGTAGCCAAAAAACTCGTTCTGCGTACCGAATGCCCCAGCGACCGGCGGGCGGTCGACGTGGTGATTACCGACAAAGGGCTGGCTTTATTGAAGAAGCTGGATGTGTATCAGGCCGAGCTTGATGATAAACAGCGCTGCAAGCTTACCGAAGAGGAGGCTGTATATCTGAGCCAATTGCTCGATAAACTGCGCGCCTAA
- a CDS encoding GNAT family N-acetyltransferase, producing the protein MLIRTATLSDVSLLWELAVQTMREAFGPPHNSAELVEEYIQADITLPALEAELGDRRAAFFVFELPDRTPIGYAKMRRHSPPRRMPEPYRRARNAIEIQRIYLLQQHTGQGRGRMLMEHCLNWAREQGYKAVWLGVWEHNERALTFYKKMGFEPFGFHYFQFGSERQRDFWLQKQL; encoded by the coding sequence TTGTTGATCCGAACCGCTACTCTTTCCGATGTTTCCCTACTTTGGGAACTTGCCGTACAAACCATGCGCGAAGCATTTGGGCCTCCACACAACTCTGCCGAGTTAGTTGAGGAATATATTCAGGCCGACATCACATTGCCTGCTCTGGAAGCCGAACTGGGCGATCGGCGGGCTGCTTTTTTTGTGTTCGAACTGCCCGATCGTACGCCTATTGGTTATGCGAAAATGCGCCGGCATTCACCTCCGCGTCGAATGCCAGAGCCATACCGACGTGCCCGTAATGCCATTGAAATCCAGCGCATCTATCTGTTGCAGCAGCATACGGGGCAGGGGCGCGGGCGAATGCTGATGGAGCATTGCCTCAACTGGGCGCGGGAACAGGGCTACAAAGCGGTGTGGCTGGGTGTATGGGAGCATAATGAACGCGCCCTTACTTTTTACAAAAAAATGGGTTTCGAGCCGTTTGGCTTTCATTATTTTCAGTTCGGTTCCGAACGCCAGCGGGATTTTTGGCTGCAAAAACAGTTATAG
- a CDS encoding Maf family protein, with amino-acid sequence MLTLQYPLVLASGSPRRKQLMTDAGFQFTIETRPTDEFFPDTMPVNDVAEYLARQKAEQFISDLGQRIVLCADTVVILDNQILNKPQDEADAHRMLRVLSGRTHRVRTGVAILSPGNDPTTPALYSFTDETTVRFVTLSDAEITYYIRECKPFDKAGSYGAQDFIGLIGIEQLEGSFYTVMGLPTHRVYQALSLFLKGAATDVERVP; translated from the coding sequence ATGCTCACTTTACAATATCCGCTCGTATTAGCCTCGGGGTCGCCCCGCCGAAAACAGCTCATGACCGATGCCGGCTTTCAGTTTACGATCGAAACCCGGCCTACCGATGAATTTTTTCCCGACACGATGCCCGTCAATGATGTAGCCGAATACCTGGCCCGTCAGAAAGCCGAGCAGTTCATATCAGACCTGGGCCAGCGGATTGTGCTCTGTGCCGATACGGTAGTAATTCTCGACAATCAGATTCTGAACAAACCCCAGGATGAAGCCGACGCGCACCGAATGCTCCGGGTGCTTTCGGGCAGAACGCACCGGGTTCGTACGGGCGTAGCCATACTGTCGCCCGGCAATGATCCGACAACACCAGCCTTATACTCCTTTACGGACGAAACCACGGTTCGGTTTGTCACACTCAGTGATGCCGAAATTACTTATTACATTCGGGAATGTAAGCCTTTCGATAAAGCTGGTTCTTACGGCGCTCAGGATTTCATCGGGTTGATCGGCATTGAGCAACTAGAAGGGTCATTTTATACAGTAATGGGCCTACCAACACACCGGGTGTATCAGGCGCTCAGCTTATTTTTAAAGGGTGCCGCAACGGATGTTGAACGAGTGCCGTAA
- a CDS encoding alpha-amylase family glycosyl hydrolase, with translation MSPSPVGHHGVHYEIFVRSFADSNGDGIGDLNGVTNNLDYLKELGISAIWLMPISPSPSYHKYDVTDYYGIDPDYGTLDDFKRLIAEAHKRKIAVIIDLVLHHTSIRHPWFQEAAKGPANLYWQYYKWLRPDEIKRRNLATRDITADSGERNPWHAVRGATYPERYYGMFWSGMPDLNFDHQPLREEVFRIARYWLNEVGVDGYRLDAARHLYREFEEPKNHEFWAQFGQVVDAAKPSAYTVGEVWTRPEHIAPYFKGLKANFNFDLQLMLTDIVRQEDDTEELVEYLTYVHATFSTINPQFLDALLLSNHDQNRIGSMLKGNLNHLKVAANLLMTLPGLPYVYYGEEIGMLGMKPDEHIREPFLWNTRALDRQRTSWKRGRYSTSQTVRPLAHQQTDPDSLFTHYKRLIHFRNSHSVLNDNRSKLQSSGIRQKGVVAFIRQNATGNQRVLVVHNLTGKPIEVVFSPTEEWCRCIVFETAAGSSLVEGRVVVPKYSCVLIG, from the coding sequence ATGTCCCCCTCCCCCGTTGGGCACCACGGTGTTCACTACGAAATTTTTGTTCGCTCCTTTGCCGACTCCAATGGCGATGGCATTGGCGACCTCAATGGCGTTACCAATAATCTCGATTATCTGAAAGAGCTTGGTATTTCGGCCATCTGGCTAATGCCCATCAGCCCATCGCCTAGTTATCATAAATACGACGTTACGGACTATTACGGAATCGACCCGGACTATGGCACACTGGACGATTTCAAACGACTGATAGCCGAAGCCCACAAGCGGAAAATCGCCGTCATTATCGACCTGGTACTTCACCATACCAGCATTCGCCATCCGTGGTTTCAGGAAGCCGCGAAAGGGCCAGCCAATCTGTACTGGCAGTATTATAAATGGCTACGGCCCGACGAAATCAAACGCCGAAATCTGGCAACCCGCGATATTACGGCCGATTCGGGCGAACGAAATCCGTGGCATGCCGTTCGAGGAGCAACGTATCCCGAACGCTATTATGGTATGTTCTGGAGTGGTATGCCCGATCTGAACTTCGATCATCAGCCGTTGCGCGAAGAAGTGTTCAGAATTGCTCGTTACTGGTTAAACGAGGTGGGCGTCGATGGTTACCGGCTCGATGCGGCCCGGCACTTATATCGGGAATTCGAAGAACCTAAAAACCATGAGTTCTGGGCGCAGTTTGGGCAGGTGGTCGACGCGGCAAAACCTAGTGCCTATACGGTTGGCGAAGTCTGGACGCGCCCCGAACATATTGCGCCTTACTTTAAAGGACTGAAAGCTAATTTCAATTTCGACCTGCAACTCATGCTGACCGACATTGTTCGGCAGGAAGACGATACCGAAGAGTTGGTTGAATACCTGACCTACGTCCATGCTACGTTCAGCACCATTAATCCCCAGTTTCTGGATGCGTTGCTCTTGTCGAATCACGACCAGAATCGGATCGGCAGTATGCTAAAAGGAAACCTGAATCACTTGAAGGTAGCAGCCAATTTGCTGATGACGCTTCCGGGTTTACCCTATGTTTACTACGGCGAAGAAATTGGTATGCTTGGCATGAAACCCGACGAACATATCCGCGAACCATTTCTGTGGAATACCCGTGCGCTCGACCGGCAACGAACGTCGTGGAAACGTGGCCGATATAGCACTAGCCAGACCGTTCGGCCCCTGGCTCATCAGCAAACCGACCCAGACTCTCTCTTTACGCATTACAAACGGTTGATTCATTTTCGCAATAGCCATTCGGTCCTGAACGATAACCGAAGCAAACTTCAGTCATCAGGGATTCGGCAGAAAGGTGTTGTTGCATTCATACGACAGAATGCAACCGGCAACCAGCGCGTGCTGGTCGTTCATAACCTGACAGGCAAACCCATTGAGGTCGTATTTTCACCTACCGAGGAATGGTGCCGTTGCATCGTATTCGAAACAGCGGCAGGCAGTTCGCTCGTTGAAGGGCGGGTTGTTGTTCCTAAATACAGTTGTGTACTGATCGGGTGA
- a CDS encoding M20/M25/M40 family metallo-hydrolase — translation MQYRFFFVLLTLAYPLFAQQPTARQITRHINNLASDKMKGRGTGSPENAKAARYIVRHFKKYGLTPLGTNGYYQPFTAKVRRVVVPDSLRKAANVIGFLDNEAPYTIVIGAHYDHLGMGRQGSSLDSLPQGKIHNGADDNASGVAGLLELAQYFAQNSVKEPYNFLFMAFGAEELGLQGSRYFLNNPTLPLEKMNFMICMDMIGRYNPDRGVGIGGYGTSNTWPAVFNGLSSTIKFFTDRAGNGGSDNAAFYAKQIPVLFFHTGGHPDYHRPTDDPGKIDASAEEAILRLEINLIENAMQHPKMNFTAVK, via the coding sequence ATGCAATACCGCTTTTTTTTCGTACTCCTTACGCTGGCTTACCCTTTGTTTGCTCAGCAGCCAACGGCCCGCCAGATTACCAGACACATCAACAACCTTGCTTCCGACAAGATGAAAGGCCGGGGTACGGGTAGCCCCGAAAATGCCAAAGCTGCCCGTTATATTGTCAGGCACTTTAAAAAATATGGTCTGACACCCTTAGGAACCAATGGGTATTATCAGCCCTTTACGGCCAAAGTCAGACGGGTTGTTGTTCCCGATAGTTTACGAAAAGCCGCCAACGTGATTGGCTTTCTGGATAACGAGGCTCCATACACCATCGTTATTGGTGCCCACTACGATCATCTGGGTATGGGTCGGCAGGGGAGTTCGCTCGATTCGCTGCCACAAGGTAAAATTCACAACGGTGCCGACGACAATGCATCGGGTGTAGCCGGGCTGCTGGAACTGGCTCAGTATTTCGCTCAAAATAGCGTAAAAGAACCATACAATTTCCTGTTTATGGCGTTCGGAGCCGAAGAGCTAGGCTTGCAGGGGTCTCGCTACTTTCTGAACAACCCTACCCTACCGCTCGAAAAAATGAATTTCATGATCTGTATGGACATGATTGGTCGATATAATCCAGATCGGGGCGTTGGCATTGGGGGCTATGGCACAAGCAATACCTGGCCTGCTGTATTCAACGGCCTTAGCAGTACAATTAAATTCTTTACCGATCGGGCAGGCAATGGTGGCTCTGACAATGCAGCCTTTTATGCTAAACAGATTCCGGTACTGTTCTTTCATACGGGTGGCCACCCCGACTACCACAGGCCAACCGATGATCCGGGCAAGATCGACGCCAGCGCCGAAGAAGCCATTCTTCGGCTGGAGATCAACCTGATTGAAAACGCCATGCAGCACCCGAAGATGAACTTTACGGCTGTTAAGTAA
- a CDS encoding arylsulfatase, giving the protein MARLLLNVLLLVFVCPVTKAQNRAANRPNIIFILADDLGYGDVGVNGQKLIKTPNIDRLAREGMQFTQFYAGTSVCAPSRSSLMTGKHTGHTYIRGNKEVKPEGQQPIADSVVTVAELLKKGGYTTAAFGKWGLGPVGSEGDPLKQGFDRFYGYNCQALAHRYYPDHLWDNEREVVLDANEHLQKTNEYAPDLIHKQALDFVNSQTGQQPFFLFLPYTLPHAELLVPDDSLFTHYKGKFDEKPFKGADYGPDAKTGGYTSQAYPKATFAAMVARLDLYVGQLLETLKASGLDQNTLIIFSSDNGPHTEGGADPAFFNSGGGLRGVKRDLYEGGIREPFFVRWPGVVKPNSTSDHIGAFWDLLPTFTELAGVKAPSHIDGLSFVPTLTGKGIQKKHDYLYWEFHEGGGRQAVRQNNWKAVRLQVDKDPNGPIELYDLSKDLSERHNVAAQYPDKARQLGQLMNKAHTRSALFPFGKEQ; this is encoded by the coding sequence ATGGCCCGACTCCTGCTCAATGTTCTGCTTCTGGTTTTCGTTTGCCCAGTCACCAAAGCCCAAAATCGCGCTGCCAACCGCCCTAATATCATTTTCATTCTGGCCGACGATCTGGGCTATGGCGATGTAGGTGTCAATGGTCAGAAGCTGATTAAAACGCCAAACATCGACCGACTGGCTCGGGAAGGAATGCAGTTTACGCAGTTCTACGCAGGCACGTCGGTATGTGCGCCCTCGCGGTCGTCGCTGATGACGGGGAAACATACAGGCCATACCTACATTCGGGGAAACAAAGAAGTTAAGCCCGAAGGCCAGCAACCCATTGCCGATTCGGTGGTAACGGTGGCCGAACTGCTGAAAAAAGGAGGGTATACAACAGCAGCTTTTGGTAAATGGGGGCTCGGTCCGGTAGGTTCGGAAGGTGATCCCCTCAAACAGGGCTTCGATCGTTTTTATGGCTACAATTGTCAGGCCTTAGCGCACCGTTATTATCCCGACCATCTGTGGGATAATGAGCGGGAAGTTGTGCTGGATGCCAATGAACATCTTCAGAAAACCAACGAATATGCTCCCGATCTCATTCATAAACAGGCGCTGGATTTTGTGAACAGTCAGACCGGTCAACAGCCGTTCTTTCTGTTTTTACCCTATACACTACCTCATGCAGAATTGCTGGTTCCCGACGATAGCCTGTTTACCCACTACAAAGGAAAATTCGACGAAAAACCGTTTAAAGGAGCCGATTATGGTCCTGATGCCAAAACTGGTGGCTACACATCGCAGGCCTATCCTAAGGCGACCTTCGCGGCTATGGTAGCCCGGCTCGATTTGTATGTTGGGCAGTTGCTGGAAACCCTGAAAGCCAGCGGACTCGACCAGAATACGCTGATCATTTTCTCTAGCGATAACGGCCCACACACCGAAGGCGGAGCCGATCCGGCTTTCTTCAACAGTGGGGGTGGCCTGCGTGGAGTTAAGCGCGACCTGTATGAAGGCGGTATTCGCGAGCCTTTTTTTGTTCGCTGGCCCGGTGTTGTTAAGCCAAATTCAACAAGCGATCATATTGGTGCTTTCTGGGATTTGCTCCCTACCTTCACCGAATTGGCCGGTGTTAAAGCCCCTTCGCACATTGATGGTCTTTCATTTGTGCCAACACTAACCGGTAAAGGCATCCAGAAAAAACACGATTATCTCTACTGGGAATTTCACGAAGGTGGAGGCCGACAGGCGGTTCGGCAAAACAACTGGAAAGCCGTTCGGTTACAGGTCGATAAAGACCCCAATGGCCCCATTGAATTGTATGACCTATCGAAAGACCTCAGCGAAAGGCATAACGTAGCGGCTCAATATCCCGACAAAGCCCGGCAACTGGGTCAGCTTATGAACAAAGCCCACACGCGTTCGGCCCTGTTTCCATTTGGTAAAGAGCAATAG
- a CDS encoding histidine kinase produces the protein MWNIALVRRFELPFIVGVATIYVIRRLVQEVTRIDNMVGIIRSIPGPASLRLPDLGTYNYILNNNIPLITGAVFFLMAWYIFHYRTYPELSQNSANRQEWLLGGLVIVLLFFSALSYHYQKIHLRFQHDDFGQIIGIKAFSLYRKRTVVADTIGLGIILLSYELVAQFYYFLNQKITQDTQTYFRPISYLFIIGVSLFFVAFALTAQLPPTLWDYQLRGMLITLALIIQVYFLQAYCFTYVLPHIRRELLAVSVANLIVYVVLGLLGSIILCWVSGPYTFSRLISFLALTYLTSFSIAYLRQTLNRETTVLQTQVSTKSAELASLRAQINPHFLFNALNSLYATALRENSEKTADGIQKLGDMMRFMLQENNRDRIPMSKEIEYLHNYIQLQRMRLDESHAIEIRVNIQEPDRDIYLAPMMLIPFVENAFKHGISLRNPSWIYITLTLDATRLYFKVHNSLHTKPTNDTEKEHSGVGLDNVRKRLALIYPDRHELSIQQSDQDYFVSLTLVFW, from the coding sequence ATGTGGAACATCGCTCTTGTCCGACGCTTCGAACTGCCCTTTATTGTCGGCGTAGCTACTATATATGTTATTCGTCGGCTAGTGCAGGAGGTGACTCGAATCGACAACATGGTCGGTATTATTCGATCTATTCCAGGACCGGCGTCTCTCCGCTTGCCTGATCTGGGCACATATAATTATATTCTGAATAACAACATCCCGCTGATTACCGGTGCCGTTTTCTTTCTGATGGCGTGGTATATTTTTCACTACCGCACCTATCCTGAACTCAGCCAAAACTCGGCCAACCGTCAGGAGTGGTTACTCGGTGGTCTGGTTATAGTCTTGCTCTTTTTCAGCGCCCTGAGCTATCATTATCAGAAAATACATCTGCGTTTTCAGCACGACGATTTTGGGCAGATTATCGGTATAAAAGCCTTTTCATTATACCGAAAACGAACCGTCGTAGCCGATACCATTGGCCTTGGCATTATCCTGCTCTCGTATGAATTAGTAGCCCAGTTTTACTACTTCCTGAACCAGAAAATCACCCAGGACACCCAGACCTATTTCCGGCCGATCAGCTATCTGTTTATTATTGGTGTGAGCCTGTTTTTCGTAGCCTTTGCCCTGACAGCACAGCTTCCACCTACGCTGTGGGATTACCAATTGCGGGGAATGCTCATCACACTGGCTCTGATCATTCAGGTTTATTTTTTGCAGGCATATTGCTTTACGTATGTGCTGCCCCACATCCGTCGGGAACTTTTAGCCGTATCGGTTGCCAACCTCATCGTTTATGTAGTGCTTGGTCTGCTAGGATCAATAATCTTATGTTGGGTAAGTGGCCCCTATACCTTTTCCCGGCTTATCAGCTTTTTAGCTTTAACCTATCTGACCTCCTTCTCCATTGCCTACCTGCGCCAGACATTAAACCGTGAGACAACCGTTCTGCAAACGCAGGTATCGACAAAATCGGCCGAACTGGCCAGCCTCCGCGCACAGATCAATCCGCATTTCCTCTTCAATGCCCTGAATAGTTTGTATGCAACGGCGCTTAGGGAAAATAGCGAAAAAACAGCCGATGGCATTCAGAAACTAGGCGACATGATGCGGTTTATGCTCCAGGAAAACAACCGCGACCGCATTCCAATGAGCAAAGAAATTGAGTACCTGCACAACTACATCCAGCTACAACGGATGCGGCTCGACGAATCGCACGCTATTGAGATCCGGGTAAACATTCAGGAACCCGACCGCGACATTTATCTGGCGCCAATGATGCTGATTCCGTTTGTTGAAAATGCCTTTAAACACGGTATCAGCCTCCGAAACCCGTCGTGGATTTATATTACCCTGACGCTCGATGCCACCCGGCTCTATTTTAAAGTGCATAATTCGCTGCACACCAAACCAACAAACGATACCGAAAAAGAACATTCGGGCGTTGGTCTCGACAACGTTCGGAAGCGGCTGGCCCTCATCTATCCGGATCGCCATGAGCTTTCCATTCAGCAGTCCGATCAGGATTATTTTGTCTCACTTACACTCGTTTTCTGGTAA
- a CDS encoding serine hydrolase domain-containing protein translates to MKQFILFLLMLLVAKVAIGQPRSQTIEKTIHEVETSLMPPLQLAHKPFVQFSLTDRMKHYHVPAVSIAFINNGVFEWARAYGYLSNDSLQPANTHTLFQAASISKPITAMAALRLVELGKLDLDTDINAYLKTWQLPQSRFTDQKPVTLRALLSHTAGLTVHGFRGYATGDSIPSVTQILNGEKPANSPPVVSDTVPGSGWRYSGGGYVILQQLLNDVTGKRFPDLMQQLVLKPIGMDCSTYQQPLPKALWSNASIGHLGNGQKLPGNWHNYPEMAPAGLWTTATDLARYLVDVQQSFQGKTNHVLSRSMVNKMLTKQPGEHGLGPEIHGSDSTLAFSHGGSNAGYKCYFYSYAKTGQGVVVMTNADSGMGLIFELMRSIAHVYQWPDFKPIIKKIIQVSQQKLASMAGEYKLENRTDRSLQITVQENSLFVQQLWNGFSYTLHPEGSFAFFVKEYGDRFTFEPASDTTIAGVVHENTKWVKVKTP, encoded by the coding sequence ATGAAACAATTCATTCTATTTCTGCTCATGCTACTGGTGGCTAAAGTTGCCATTGGCCAGCCCCGTTCGCAAACAATTGAAAAAACGATCCACGAAGTCGAAACCAGTTTAATGCCCCCGCTCCAACTGGCCCACAAACCATTCGTTCAATTCAGCCTTACCGATCGAATGAAACACTACCATGTTCCGGCGGTTAGCATCGCCTTCATCAACAATGGTGTGTTCGAATGGGCCAGAGCCTATGGGTATTTGAGTAACGACAGTTTACAGCCCGCCAATACGCATACCCTATTTCAGGCCGCATCGATCAGTAAGCCAATTACCGCAATGGCAGCTCTGCGGCTAGTTGAACTGGGAAAGCTTGATCTGGATACCGACATAAATGCCTATCTGAAAACCTGGCAACTTCCCCAAAGTCGATTTACAGACCAGAAGCCCGTTACGCTCCGAGCGCTCTTATCGCACACCGCCGGACTGACGGTTCATGGTTTTCGGGGTTATGCCACCGGCGACTCGATTCCGTCGGTAACGCAAATTCTGAACGGCGAAAAACCAGCCAATTCTCCACCTGTTGTTTCCGATACGGTTCCTGGTAGCGGCTGGCGTTATTCGGGTGGCGGCTACGTGATTTTGCAGCAACTACTCAACGATGTGACGGGCAAACGATTTCCAGACCTCATGCAGCAACTAGTCCTGAAACCAATAGGAATGGATTGCAGCACCTATCAGCAACCCTTACCCAAAGCCTTATGGAGCAATGCGAGTATTGGGCATTTGGGCAATGGCCAAAAACTACCCGGAAACTGGCATAATTACCCCGAAATGGCTCCGGCTGGCTTGTGGACAACTGCCACCGATCTGGCTCGCTACCTGGTTGATGTTCAGCAGTCCTTTCAAGGGAAAACCAATCATGTGCTTTCGAGGTCGATGGTCAACAAAATGCTGACCAAACAACCGGGCGAACATGGTCTTGGACCAGAAATTCACGGTTCAGATAGCACACTGGCATTCAGTCATGGCGGCAGCAACGCTGGTTACAAATGTTATTTCTACAGCTATGCCAAAACAGGTCAGGGTGTCGTTGTGATGACCAATGCCGACAGCGGTATGGGCTTAATTTTCGAGCTGATGCGCAGTATTGCGCACGTATACCAATGGCCTGACTTCAAACCGATCATTAAAAAAATAATTCAGGTTTCACAGCAAAAACTGGCCAGTATGGCTGGGGAATACAAACTGGAAAATCGCACCGACCGGTCGCTCCAGATTACGGTCCAGGAAAACAGCTTGTTCGTACAACAATTGTGGAACGGCTTTAGCTATACGCTGCATCCTGAAGGATCATTCGCTTTTTTCGTAAAAGAATATGGCGATCGGTTTACCTTTGAACCAGCTTCCGACACTACCATTGCGGGAGTTGTTCATGAGAACACAAAATGGGTAAAGGTTAAAACACCATGA
- a CDS encoding LytTR family DNA-binding domain-containing protein, whose product MILTAIAIDDEPQALEVIRLHAARVAFLDLKATFTDAFEAMAWLQTNQVDLLFLDIKMPDISGLEVVNCLPKAPMIVFTTAYSDYAVEGFNLDAIDYLLKPFSLARFVKACNKVLEQKTLRSDEEPDFLFVKTGYDEEKVMLSDILYIEAEGNYLTYVLKNRKLLSRQTMTELQQHLPAHQFARVHRSYLVALSKIDKIGRQELTIAGHPIPIGASYEDTAATIRAKISQL is encoded by the coding sequence ATGATACTAACCGCTATCGCTATCGACGACGAACCACAAGCGCTGGAGGTTATTCGGCTCCATGCCGCCCGAGTAGCCTTTCTCGACCTGAAAGCAACCTTTACCGATGCGTTCGAAGCAATGGCCTGGTTGCAGACCAATCAAGTCGATCTGCTGTTTCTTGACATAAAAATGCCCGACATATCGGGCCTTGAGGTGGTCAACTGCCTGCCCAAAGCACCAATGATTGTGTTCACGACAGCTTATTCCGATTATGCCGTTGAGGGCTTCAACCTGGATGCAATCGATTATTTACTCAAGCCGTTTTCGCTGGCACGATTCGTGAAAGCCTGCAACAAAGTTCTGGAACAAAAAACACTTCGGTCGGACGAAGAGCCGGATTTTTTATTCGTTAAAACGGGCTACGACGAAGAAAAGGTAATGCTCAGCGACATTCTTTACATCGAAGCAGAGGGCAATTATTTAACCTATGTTTTAAAAAACCGGAAATTGCTTAGTCGCCAAACCATGACCGAACTTCAGCAGCACTTACCAGCACATCAGTTTGCACGCGTGCATCGGTCCTATCTGGTTGCCCTCAGTAAAATCGATAAAATTGGGCGTCAGGAACTTACTATTGCCGGACACCCCATTCCAATTGGTGCGTCCTATGAAGATACAGCAGCTACCATTCGGGCCAAAATCAGCCAATTGTAG